The following coding sequences lie in one Halomonas sp. 'Soap Lake #6' genomic window:
- a CDS encoding methyl-accepting chemotaxis protein — protein MNRMLSNISVKLSLTLILAIFSLLIIIIAFLGYQSGKQGSAYLAELDIVAMDQMLPLNRSQHSVANTQFFYASSFAASSEGDTRLARDHLDQAHAMQQAAQESFASYESSDPRAVNSELAEAVTTAFNNLLQQGLIPQGEALQAGDEARFRSIREQTSNLNQQFMIASAAFNDYLVGWGDELVADYENQMQFFGYIELIVLLIAAIVVLFVRIAMVGAIVKPLNEAVLHFERIAKNDLSGQVSDRGRNEIGKLFSAMQHMQSGLAKTVSEVRDSSGSIHIGAREIAGGNADLSSRTEQQAASLQETAASMEQLTQTVKQNADNARQASTLANDASSTAVQGGEVVEQVITTMHGISDSSQKVADIISVIDSIAFQTNILALNASVEAARAGEQGRGFAVVASEVRNLASRSADAAKEIKTLIDASSTQVKEGSALVESAGATMREVVSSVRRVTDIMDEISAASQEQSSGIEQVNQAVSQMDEVTQQNAALVQEASSAASSLEEQAARLESVVASFRLVEGEAIVQSTPMIPAKTQQALLRPAPRATQSKSSADHEWEEF, from the coding sequence ATGAATCGAATGCTTAGTAATATCTCAGTGAAACTGAGCCTAACTCTTATTCTAGCCATTTTCTCACTGCTGATAATAATCATTGCGTTTCTCGGTTATCAGTCGGGAAAGCAAGGAAGTGCCTACCTTGCTGAGCTAGATATTGTGGCCATGGATCAAATGTTGCCGCTCAATCGTAGTCAACATTCGGTGGCCAATACTCAGTTCTTTTATGCCAGCAGCTTTGCAGCTTCCAGCGAAGGAGACACCCGCTTAGCCCGTGATCACTTAGATCAAGCGCACGCTATGCAACAAGCAGCTCAAGAAAGCTTTGCAAGCTATGAGTCCTCGGATCCTCGTGCTGTTAATTCAGAACTCGCTGAAGCGGTTACTACAGCCTTCAATAACTTGTTGCAACAGGGACTGATACCACAAGGTGAAGCATTACAGGCGGGTGATGAAGCTCGGTTCCGCTCCATAAGAGAGCAGACAAGTAATTTGAATCAGCAGTTTATGATAGCAAGTGCGGCATTCAATGATTACTTGGTCGGCTGGGGCGATGAGTTGGTGGCTGATTATGAGAATCAGATGCAATTTTTTGGATACATTGAGCTGATCGTGTTGCTGATAGCTGCGATTGTCGTCCTATTTGTTCGTATCGCCATGGTAGGCGCCATTGTTAAACCACTGAACGAGGCTGTTTTGCATTTTGAGCGTATTGCTAAAAACGATCTTTCCGGTCAGGTAAGCGACCGCGGCCGTAATGAGATCGGCAAACTGTTTAGTGCCATGCAGCATATGCAGAGTGGTTTGGCTAAAACTGTCTCTGAGGTGCGCGATAGCAGTGGTTCGATTCATATCGGTGCGCGGGAAATTGCCGGTGGCAATGCGGATCTGTCATCGCGTACGGAACAGCAGGCTGCTTCGCTACAAGAGACGGCGGCAAGCATGGAGCAATTAACGCAAACGGTAAAACAAAACGCTGATAATGCGCGTCAGGCAAGCACGCTCGCGAATGACGCTTCTAGTACGGCCGTTCAGGGAGGGGAGGTTGTTGAACAGGTGATCACCACCATGCATGGCATCTCTGATAGTTCGCAAAAAGTAGCGGATATTATTAGTGTTATCGACTCTATCGCTTTTCAAACCAATATTCTGGCGTTGAATGCTTCGGTGGAAGCGGCGCGAGCAGGTGAGCAGGGGCGTGGTTTTGCCGTGGTGGCTAGTGAAGTACGTAACTTGGCCAGCCGCAGTGCTGATGCCGCCAAAGAGATCAAAACACTGATTGATGCATCATCGACTCAGGTAAAAGAAGGCTCGGCTTTAGTCGAAAGTGCGGGGGCTACGATGCGTGAGGTGGTGTCTTCGGTGCGCCGCGTGACCGATATCATGGATGAGATATCGGCGGCGTCTCAGGAGCAAAGTTCGGGTATTGAGCAGGTCAACCAAGCCGTTTCTCAGATGGACGAGGTGACCCAGCAGAATGCGGCACTTGTTCAAGAGGCCTCTTCTGCGGCGAGCTCACTAGAAGAACAGGCGGCGCGGCTTGAAAGCGTTGTGGCTTCCTTCCGCTTAGTTGAAGGTGAGGCCATTGTTCAATCCACGCCAATGATTCCGGCGAAAACGCAACAGGCATTACTCCGCCCCGCACCTCGGGCAACCCAATCAAAAAGCAGTGCGGATCATGAGTGGGAGGAGTTTTAG
- a CDS encoding ABC transporter substrate-binding protein, whose translation MKLKMCAFTATATLLLSTASIAQTGQRIATFDLGSLDTLDALGLSDQVVGVPKASLPNYLEQYAEETYTNIGGLRSPDMEALSESEPSLILYTGRQGDWEEELGEIAPLLNTSLQGDDYLAAFDANVRELASQTGAEAEAEEALEILHNEIETQRDALSNAPSTLVVTHNGGNLMLNQHPVVHGVLGVKALEMPESVTSETRGERTFTPLSAEAIAEIDPEIVLVIDRSAAIGGEPADTDVLAQTLAEAGAENTQVVMLTPELWYLSGGGLQSLALQIDEVAAALGSSVN comes from the coding sequence ATGAAGCTCAAAATGTGTGCCTTCACTGCCACTGCTACATTACTGCTGTCAACGGCGAGCATCGCACAAACCGGGCAGCGTATCGCTACGTTCGACCTGGGCAGTCTTGATACCCTAGATGCCCTTGGCCTCAGCGATCAGGTGGTAGGTGTACCGAAAGCCAGTTTACCGAACTATCTTGAGCAGTACGCGGAAGAGACATACACCAATATTGGTGGCCTACGCTCGCCAGATATGGAAGCCCTTAGCGAAAGCGAGCCTTCTTTGATTCTCTACACCGGCCGCCAGGGCGACTGGGAAGAAGAGCTGGGCGAGATTGCCCCTCTGCTCAACACTAGCCTGCAAGGCGACGACTACCTTGCCGCTTTTGACGCTAACGTTCGCGAACTAGCCAGTCAGACAGGGGCAGAAGCTGAAGCAGAAGAAGCGCTTGAAATCCTACATAACGAGATAGAAACTCAGCGCGACGCCTTGAGCAACGCCCCAAGCACCCTGGTAGTGACTCATAACGGTGGCAACCTGATGTTAAATCAGCACCCGGTGGTGCATGGTGTGTTGGGCGTAAAAGCGCTTGAGATGCCTGAGAGTGTCACTTCCGAGACACGCGGCGAGCGCACCTTTACCCCGCTTTCTGCTGAAGCCATTGCTGAAATTGATCCAGAAATCGTGCTGGTTATTGACCGCAGCGCCGCAATTGGCGGTGAGCCCGCCGACACAGATGTGTTAGCCCAAACCCTGGCCGAAGCCGGTGCAGAGAACACACAGGTCGTTATGCTAACGCCTGAGTTGTGGTACCTCTCTGGCGGCGGCCTGCAAAGCTTGGCGCTGCAAATCGACGAAGTTGCTGCAGCGCTAGGTTCATCAGTTAACTAG